One Dysosmobacter welbionis DNA segment encodes these proteins:
- a CDS encoding helix-turn-helix transcriptional regulator yields MAKVEDCPGFETFGADVKAAREAKRLARKTLAEMVGIEWRYLANIENQGAIPSLPVMIQLIKVCGLPVERYFNPEIMREESEQRQRVSHKLKLCPEEYLPIIEGAIDGALKMEQTAKQKEDA; encoded by the coding sequence ATGGCGAAAGTTGAAGATTGTCCCGGTTTTGAAACCTTCGGCGCAGATGTCAAAGCCGCACGAGAGGCAAAGCGTCTGGCACGAAAAACATTGGCAGAAATGGTTGGGATTGAATGGCGGTATCTTGCCAACATTGAGAATCAAGGTGCGATTCCGAGCCTGCCTGTGATGATCCAGTTGATTAAGGTCTGCGGACTTCCCGTGGAACGGTATTTTAACCCGGAGATCATGCGGGAAGAAAGCGAACAGCGGCAACGAGTCAGCCACAAGCTGAAGCTTTGCCCTGAAGAATACCTGCCGATTATCGAAGGTGCCATAGACGGGGCGCTCAAAATGGAACAGACTGCGAAGCAGAAGGAGGACGCATAA
- a CDS encoding helix-turn-helix domain-containing protein, translating to MDYMTLKEAAEKWGVTPRRVNYYCAGGRIPGAVKMAGVWLLPKTAEKPLDGRTKQGKELRHE from the coding sequence ATGGACTATATGACATTGAAAGAGGCCGCCGAGAAATGGGGCGTGACACCTCGTAGGGTAAATTATTATTGTGCCGGTGGGCGTATCCCCGGCGCTGTGAAAATGGCCGGTGTTTGGCTGCTCCCTAAAACTGCGGAGAAGCCGCTTGATGGCCGGACAAAACAAGGAAAGGAACTACGCCATGAATAA
- a CDS encoding recombinase family protein, producing MRNEKITPLYERLSRDDELQGESNSISNQKQMLEDFARRNGLPNPTHFTDDGISGTRFDRPGFLAMMEEVEAGRVEAIVIKDMSRLGRDYLKVGQVMEVLRQRGVRLIAINDGVDSLKGDDDFTPFRNIMNEFYARDTSRKIRSVFKAKGMSGKHLTGTVIYGYLWDEKREHWLVDEEAAEVVRRIFSLTLEGYGPYQIACKLSADRIEIPVVHLARFNEGVNRSKPVKDPYGWGSSTIVNILKKREYLGHTINFKTRKHFKDKKSHYVSEDEWTIFENTHEAIIDQQTFDLVQKIRSNVRRYPNGWGEAAPLTGLLYCADCGGKMYVHRTNNGKRISQYTCSNYTKVPCGTLCLTQHRINESAVLTLVSDTLRAIAEYSRNDRTEFIHTVQETQVAQQSADISKKRRHLATAQKRAGELEKLICKIYEDNALGKLPDTRYKALDAQYAKEQDALEIEIAELEKAVTGYEQSQKSAEKFIALIDKYENFDTLTNTMLNEFVEKILVHERSRKGSQDTTQEIEIYFNFLGRYIPPSLQPVPLTPEEQEELRKREERKDRLHQNYLKRKASGAQKRYEDKIKAKKKAEMDAKKALIRAEDMKKGVFSTIGQLPKEEPRKGSIAASAAV from the coding sequence ATGAGAAATGAAAAAATTACCCCACTGTACGAGCGCCTGAGCCGGGACGACGAGTTACAGGGCGAGAGCAATTCCATATCCAACCAAAAACAGATGTTAGAGGATTTTGCCCGCCGGAATGGGCTGCCAAACCCTACGCACTTTACAGATGATGGTATCTCAGGCACCCGTTTTGACCGCCCCGGATTTTTGGCGATGATGGAGGAAGTGGAGGCAGGGCGTGTAGAGGCAATCGTCATCAAGGACATGAGCCGGTTGGGGCGCGACTATCTGAAGGTCGGTCAGGTCATGGAGGTTTTGCGGCAACGCGGTGTTCGTCTGATCGCCATCAACGACGGTGTGGACAGTCTGAAAGGCGATGACGATTTTACCCCATTCCGCAACATCATGAATGAATTTTACGCCCGTGATACCAGCAGGAAAATCCGTTCTGTGTTTAAGGCAAAAGGTATGAGCGGCAAGCACCTGACCGGCACTGTGATTTACGGCTACTTATGGGACGAAAAACGGGAGCATTGGCTGGTAGATGAGGAAGCCGCCGAAGTGGTACGCCGTATCTTCTCCCTCACGCTGGAGGGATATGGGCCTTATCAGATTGCCTGCAAATTATCCGCAGATCGGATTGAAATTCCCGTCGTACACCTTGCCCGCTTCAACGAGGGTGTGAACCGTTCAAAGCCGGTCAAAGACCCCTATGGATGGGGATCATCTACCATCGTGAACATTTTGAAAAAACGAGAGTATTTGGGGCACACCATCAATTTCAAGACCCGCAAGCACTTTAAGGACAAGAAAAGCCACTATGTTTCTGAGGACGAGTGGACGATCTTTGAGAATACCCATGAAGCCATTATCGACCAGCAGACCTTTGATCTGGTGCAGAAAATCCGCAGCAATGTACGGCGTTATCCAAACGGCTGGGGCGAAGCAGCTCCCCTCACAGGCTTACTCTATTGTGCCGATTGTGGCGGCAAGATGTATGTCCACCGCACCAACAATGGCAAGCGGATTTCTCAATATACCTGTTCCAATTATACCAAAGTTCCGTGTGGGACACTATGCCTTACACAACACCGTATCAATGAGAGTGCTGTTCTGACATTGGTTTCCGACACACTCCGGGCTATCGCTGAATATTCGAGAAATGACCGGACGGAATTTATTCACACTGTTCAGGAGACGCAGGTTGCTCAACAGAGTGCCGATATATCGAAAAAGCGCAGGCATCTGGCTACTGCCCAAAAGAGAGCCGGAGAACTGGAAAAACTGATTTGCAAAATCTATGAGGATAACGCCCTCGGCAAGCTGCCGGATACACGATATAAGGCGCTTGATGCACAGTATGCCAAAGAGCAGGACGCACTTGAGATTGAAATTGCGGAGTTGGAAAAGGCTGTTACCGGCTATGAGCAGAGCCAGAAATCAGCAGAGAAATTTATAGCCCTGATTGATAAGTACGAGAATTTTGACACGCTGACAAATACCATGCTCAACGAGTTTGTAGAGAAAATCCTTGTCCATGAACGCTCCCGAAAAGGCAGTCAGGATACCACGCAGGAAATTGAAATCTACTTTAATTTTTTAGGACGCTATATTCCACCATCCTTACAGCCGGTTCCTTTAACCCCAGAGGAACAGGAAGAATTGCGGAAAAGAGAAGAACGCAAGGACAGGCTCCATCAGAACTATTTGAAGCGGAAAGCCAGCGGCGCACAGAAACGGTATGAGGACAAAATCAAGGCGAAGAAAAAAGCGGAAATGGACGCTAAGAAAGCCCTGATCCGGGCTGAGGATATGAAAAAAGGTGTTTTTTCTACTATCGGGCAGCTACCAAAAGAAGAACCGCGCAAAGGCAGCATAGCAGCCAGCGCAGCAGTCTAA
- a CDS encoding TnpV protein → MSKLTYIRCGDYDIPNLKLSEQPETSIGKYGRMRKSYLKEHRPILYNQLLMSEKLYPHLLEIDWTAQERVDTMLPHMMEAAGVTEELKACDPMRWVGLMNTLTAQIEEILIRELICS, encoded by the coding sequence ATGAGTAAGTTGACTTACATTCGTTGTGGAGATTATGATATACCCAACCTAAAACTTTCTGAACAGCCGGAAACTTCTATCGGCAAGTACGGCAGGATGCGAAAGTCCTACCTGAAGGAACACCGTCCTATTCTCTACAACCAACTGCTGATGAGCGAGAAACTGTATCCGCACCTGTTAGAGATTGATTGGACAGCGCAGGAGCGCGTGGACACCATGTTGCCTCACATGATGGAGGCTGCGGGTGTCACTGAGGAACTGAAAGCCTGTGATCCTATGCGCTGGGTAGGACTGATGAACACATTAACGGCACAGATTGAGGAAATTTTAATCAGGGAACTGATTTGCAGTTGA
- a CDS encoding response regulator transcription factor, with protein MNKILIIDDDRELCALIKRSVQSEHIEADFCNTGKEGLQKLKEQEYQLVVLDVMMPGMDGFETLEEIRKENSLPILMFTSKNDSISKVRGLRAGADDYLTKPFDMDELIARIASLIRRYTRFNHQAGAVQKLDFDGLQIDLENRSVTTENGTFELPPKEFDLLLYCAKHQGKILTKQQIYEEVWGEEYFYDDSNIMAIISRLRKKLEVNPSSPKYIQTVKGIGYRFNKEV; from the coding sequence ATGAATAAAATTTTGATTATAGATGATGACAGAGAACTGTGCGCTTTGATTAAACGCAGCGTACAATCGGAACATATAGAAGCCGATTTTTGTAATACCGGAAAAGAGGGCTTGCAGAAATTAAAAGAGCAGGAGTATCAGCTTGTGGTGCTGGATGTGATGATGCCCGGTATGGATGGCTTTGAAACGCTGGAAGAAATCCGCAAAGAGAACAGCCTGCCGATTTTGATGTTTACATCCAAAAATGACAGCATTTCTAAAGTGCGGGGCTTACGGGCCGGGGCGGACGATTATCTGACAAAACCGTTTGATATGGACGAACTGATTGCCCGTATTGCGTCCCTCATTCGCCGCTACACCCGCTTTAATCATCAAGCCGGAGCTGTGCAAAAACTGGATTTTGATGGATTGCAAATTGACCTTGAAAATCGTTCTGTTACGACGGAAAATGGCACTTTTGAACTTCCACCAAAGGAATTTGATCTGCTCCTGTACTGCGCAAAGCATCAAGGAAAAATTTTGACAAAACAGCAGATTTATGAGGAAGTTTGGGGCGAAGAATATTTCTATGATGACAGTAACATTATGGCGATTATCAGCCGGCTTCGTAAAAAATTAGAAGTCAATCCTTCAAGCCCAAAGTATATCCAAACGGTCAAAGGGATTGGCTACCGCTTTAATAAGGAGGTATAG
- a CDS encoding sensor histidine kinase, translating into MEIIVFLSIVIAVVAVLTSIVLVRRVKKQIAEMTDVLVDVKNGNGNRRILSATNELTAPLAYEINEIVVSYESRLSTVRQTEETNRQLMTSLSHDVRTPLTTLIGYLDAAHKGLVTGKDRDDYIETARRKAHDLKEYIDVLFDWFKLNSNEFALEIQSVEAAELTRNILIDWIPIFEDKQVDYDIDIPEQPVRVRLDMDSYMRIVNNLIQNVIAHSHADKIKIVLSKKENNMELLLADNGVGIEKDDLKHIFERLYKCDKGRSEKGSGLGLSIVHQLVEKMGGSITVESFPGEGTEFMLLFPLEI; encoded by the coding sequence ATGGAAATCATCGTTTTCTTGTCCATTGTGATTGCTGTTGTGGCTGTGCTGACTTCCATCGTTCTCGTTCGGCGCGTAAAAAAACAAATCGCAGAAATGACCGATGTGCTGGTTGATGTGAAAAACGGAAATGGCAACCGGCGTATTCTGTCTGCAACAAATGAATTGACAGCACCTCTTGCCTATGAAATCAATGAGATTGTTGTGTCCTATGAAAGCAGACTTTCAACTGTACGGCAGACAGAAGAAACCAACCGCCAGCTTATGACGAGCCTTTCCCATGATGTTCGGACACCCCTTACCACTCTGATTGGGTATCTTGACGCTGCACACAAAGGACTGGTCACAGGAAAAGACCGGGATGATTATATTGAAACCGCCCGACGGAAAGCCCATGATCTGAAAGAATATATTGATGTGCTCTTTGACTGGTTCAAGTTAAATTCCAATGAGTTTGCTTTGGAAATCCAGAGCGTTGAGGCCGCAGAGCTGACAAGAAATATCCTGATTGACTGGATACCGATTTTTGAGGATAAACAGGTTGATTATGACATTGATATTCCCGAACAGCCTGTCCGGGTAAGATTGGATATGGACAGCTATATGAGGATCGTCAACAATCTCATTCAAAATGTAATCGCTCACAGCCATGCAGACAAAATCAAAATTGTCCTGTCAAAGAAGGAAAATAACATGGAGCTGCTGCTGGCGGATAATGGAGTAGGAATTGAGAAAGACGATTTGAAACACATATTTGAACGGCTTTATAAGTGTGATAAAGGACGCTCCGAAAAAGGAAGCGGACTTGGTCTTTCTATTGTCCATCAGCTTGTAGAAAAGATGGGTGGAAGCATAACAGTTGAAAGCTTTCCGGGAGAAGGAACTGAATTTATGTTGCTTTTTCCTTTGGAGATTTAA